The proteins below come from a single Triticum aestivum cultivar Chinese Spring chromosome 5D, IWGSC CS RefSeq v2.1, whole genome shotgun sequence genomic window:
- the LOC123123011 gene encoding probable CoA ligase CCL6 — protein MDKTAYTVKVGEATPAAGGRPAAGPVYRSIYAKDGLMRLPQEIHSPWDFFSGAVKKYPKNRMLGRRQVSDGKAGDYVWQTYEQVYQKVIQIGAAIRGFGVKPGAHCAIYGSNCPEWVMAMQACNSQGICYVPLYDTLGQNAVEFILDHAEISIAFMQESKIKSIASILPKCTAHIKAIVSFGDVPIELKREVEQLGVSCFSWEEFSTMGEDIQELPKKQKDDICTIMYTSGTTGEPKGVIITNRAIVAGVTTTEHLLQLTDKVVDEYDSYFSYLPLAHIFDQVIGNYCISKGASIGFWQGDIRYLMEDVQVMKPTIFCGVPRVYDRIYTGINQKIQSGGLIAKHLFQYAYNYKLGNLMNGFKQHEASPFFDKIVFSKIKEGLGGRIRLMLSGAAPLPRHIEEFMRVTSCSVLAQGYGLTESCSGCFTSIANVISMIGTVGPPVTAVEARLESVPEMGYDALSSAPRGEICLRGHTLFSGYYKRPDLTKEVFSDGWFHTGDIGEWQPDGTMKIIDRKKNIFKLSQGEYVAVEVLESAYAQSQLVASVWVYGNSFESFLVAVVVPEKQAIEDWAALNSKSGDYAELCSDPKARRYIQDELNQTGKKLGLRGFEMLRAVHLEPVPFSIDKDLITPTFKLKRPQLLKYYKNRVDQLYKDAKMGTAQ, from the exons ATGGACAAGACGGCGTACACCGTGAAGGTGGGCGAGGCGACGCCGGCCGCCGGCGGCAGGCCGGCGGCCGGGCCGGTCTACCGGAGCATCTACGCCAAGGACGGCCTCATGCGGCTTCCGCAGGAAATCCATTCCCCATGGGACTTCTTCAG TGGAGCAGTCAAGAAGTATCCCAAGAACAGAATGCTCGGACGGCGCCAGGTTTCTGATGGCAAG GCTGGTGACTATGTGTGGCAAACGTATGAACAAGTGTACCAGAAGGTTATCCAGATTGGAGCAGCTATCAGAGGCTTCGGCGTTAAGCCG GGGGCTCACTGTGCCATATATGGATCCAACTGCCCAGAATGGGTCATGGCCATGCAG GCTTGCAACAGCCAAGGAATTTGTTATGTACCACTGTATGACACCCTCG GACAAAATGCAGTTGAATTCATCTTGGACCATGCTGAGATCTCCATAGCCTTTATGCAGGAGAGCAAGATAAAATCA ATTGCCTCCATACTCCCAAAGTGCACAGCACACATCAAAG CCATTGTTAGTTTTGGAGATGTGCCAATTGAGCTGAAAAGGGAAGTTGAACAATTAGGAGTATCTTGCTTTTCCTGGGAAGAATTTTCTACAATG GGAGAAGACATTCAAGAACTTCCTAAGAAACAAAAGGACGACATTTGTACAATCATGTACACCAGTGGAACAACAGGGGAGCCAAAGGGTGTGATAATCACGAACAGGGCTATCGTAGCTGGGGTTACGACCACAGAGCACCTCCTCCAATTGACAGATAAAGTG GTGGATGAATATGATTCATACTTTTCCTATCTTCCATTAGCTCACATTTTCGATCAAGTAATCGGGAATTACTGCATCTCCAAAGGGGCTTCCATTGGATTCTGGCAAGGG GACATTAGGTACCTGATGGAGGATGTGCAAGTGATGAAACCAACAATATTCTGTGGTGTTCCTCGCGTTTATGATCGTATATACACAG GTATCAACCAAAAAATTCAGTCTGGAGGGCTAATAGCCAAGCACCTTTTTCAGTATGCTTACAACTA CAAACTTGGCAACTTAATGAACGGATTCAAACAGCATGAAGCATCGCCATTTTTTGACAAAATAGTCTTCAGCAAA ATAAAGGAAGGGCTTGGAGGACGCATACGTCTCATGCTATCAGGCGCGGCACCTTTGCCAAGACACATTGAAGAGTTCATGCGAGTTACCAGCTGCAGTGTCCTCGCACAAGGATATG GGCTCACTGAGAGCTGCTCCGGATGCTTTACATCGATCGCCAATGTTATTTCGATGATTGGGACGGTTGGCCCTCCCGTGACAGCAGTCGAGGCACGGTTGGAGTCTGTTCCTGAAATGGGTTACGACGCGCTCTCCAGTGCGCCGCGAGGCGAGATCTGCTTGAGGGGACACACCTTGTTCTCTGGGTACTACAAGCGCCCTGACCTCACAAAGGAAGTGTTCTCAGATGGTTGGTTCCATACAG GCGATATCGGGGAGTGGCAACCGGATGGCACGATGAAGATCATCGACAGAAAGAAGAACATCTTCAAGCTGTCCCAGGGGGAATATGTAGCAGTGGAGGTCCTGGAAAGCGCATACGCGCAGTCTCAACTTGTTGCATCG GTTTGGGTCTACGGGAACAGCTTCGAGTCCTTCCTTGTTGCTGTGGTTGTCCCTGAGAAGCAAGCCATTGAGGACTGGGCTGCACTTAACAGCAAGTCTGGTGACTACGCTGAGTTGTGCAGTGATCCGAAGGCAAGGAGGTACATCCAGGATGAGCTGAATCAAACCGGCAAGAAACTCGGG TTGAGAGGATTTGAGATGCTGAGGGCCGTGCACCTGGAGCCAGTGCCATTCAGCATCGACAAGGACCTGATCACCCCAACTTTCAAGCTCAAGAGGCCCCAGCTGCTCAAATATTACAAG AATCGCGTTGATCAGCTGTACAAGGATGCCAAGATGGGAACTGCACAATGA